The Cotesia glomerata isolate CgM1 linkage group LG7, MPM_Cglom_v2.3, whole genome shotgun sequence genome segment CTACAAAAATAGAcagtttactaaaaaaaattccaaaaatatctaattttattactagCTCAACTAATTCTTCTAATAATGACCAACAACCGTCATGTTCATCTGTCGTAAGTATTTTGTTATAATTgtgaataacttttttttcgatatgaagttttaatttcaataaagagttaataaatatcaagtgtctaaaattattttttttatagccaGAATTGGAAGAAACTTCAGCACAAGATAACGAAGAAGTACTGTCTAACACTTCTCCATCACAAGATACGAACAGGACGCCATCAAATTTCTCTTCATCACAACATACAGAAGAACTCCATTCAACAACTGATATTATACGATTTAATAGTGATCCTTTTTTATGGAATTTGAATGAAGAAACACGGGATTTTATAACTATGAACGGTATACCACGAAATGATAATAcggattttaaaaattctaaaaatgtttataatgataaaacaAGGTATTGTTCCAAAAGTTTATTTCAACGTACATTGAAAAATGGAGAGATTCAACGCCGTGAGTGGTTAATTTATTCAGAAACTAAGGGTTCTGTATTTTGTGTTCCATGCTTATTATTCGGTAGAAGTGTTGAAACGAATGCTTTTACTGGTGAAGGATTTCGTGATTGGAAAAACTTAAAAGCCCGCCTCGAAGGTCATGAAAATTCTGATTTTCACAAGACTAACGTTAGTTATTTTAAAGCTCGAGCAGTAATTCACGGGCGTGTTGATCAACGTCTAATAAAACAGCTGGATGAGGAAATTACATACTGGAAAATAATCTTATACCGAGTCATTGCAATTATTAAATCACTAGCAATAAGAGGATTGCCATTTCGAGGAAATTCAGAACGAATTGGAGATCCCcataatggaaattttttaggaaCAGTAGAGCTTCTTGCTGAATTTGATCCATTTTTGTCTGAATATCTAAAATTGTACGCGCACCCTGGTAGCGGAAACACATCGTACTTATCGAAAACAATCTATGAAGAAATCATATTATTGATGCAGAATAAAGTATTACAACAAATTTCTAGTGAGGTGCAATCTGCTAAGTATTTTGGTATAATTGTAGATTCTACGCCTGATATTGCACATGTCGATCAGCttactataattattagaTATGTACGTGATAACGGTGAAATTGTTGAAAGGTTTCTAGAATTTATACCAAATATCGGCCATAAAGCTAAAGATATTGAGAATGCTTTGTTAAAATCTCTAGAAAATAATGGTTTGGACATAGTGAACTGTCGTGGTCAATCTTATGATAATGCAAGCAATATTTCAGGTATTTTTTTAGGCCTTCAGACAcgaatcaaaacaattaatcCTCTAGCAGATTACGTTCCTTGTGCTgctcattatttaaatttagtagGATCATATGCGGTTGAATCCGTCACAGAAGcagtcgattttttttctactttgcAAGAACTATATAATTTCTTCACTATATCCACCCACCGTTGGGAAATTTTGGTGCAGCGTacaaatttaagaattaagaGTCTTCCTCAAACTCATTGGTCTGCTCGATATGATGCCTGCGCGTTAGAAAAAGAATGGTCTGCAATAATTGATGCACTGGAATTTATTGCTGAAAGCGAAGATGAGAAACCGACAACACGGTCTGAAGCTACGGGATTGCAGCGAAAGTTGCAGCATTTAGAAACAGCAATTCTAGTCATCGTTTGGAATGTAATTTTAGATCGATTTAATGCTGCTAGTAAGAAGATTCAAGAATCTCAAGCTGATTTATCATCTGTTGTGCAGATATATAGTTCTCTGGCTCTATTTCTTCAGGACATGAGAGACAGATAATTTTCTGAATACGAAGAAAAAGCCAAAACACTATCTGGCGTCCAAGATTATTATCGTTATGATACTCGTCgtaaaaaaaactagaaaaattcaGCCAGATGAGTCACGGGTAAATGAAAGAATACCTTCTTctggacaagaaaattttcgcaCAAATGTTTATTACCCTATTTTAGATACTCTGAGTGTGCAATTGGCCGGACGTATTAGTGCATATGAAAAGCTttacgaaaaatttaatttcttcgaTAATTTATCTGAAATAGATACAAccgaattaaaaaatcttgcCAATAAATTAGTCGACAAGTATCCTGACGATTTAGAACAGACATTAGGCAACGAATGTATTCATTTACATTACCAAATTGAAGATTCTTCAGCAAATACGGAAGATGTACGCTCTGCACAAAATATATGCAATGTATTACGATCACGTAGTCTTCGAGATGTTTACCCAAATGTTGATATTgctttacgtatttttttgaGTATTACAGCTACAAATTGTTCAGGAAAAAGATCTTTTTCTACTGTAAAAAGAGTAAAAACCTATTTACGTGCCAGTATGGGTCAAGATAGACTTAATGCTCTTGCGTTATTGTCTATTGAAGCTCAACTAGTCCAAGAAATTGAGTATGatgatataatttatatttttgcgcGGACCAAAGCCaggaaaaagaaattttgaaattgattaatattaaaaaaaaaaaaaaaaaatatttatttatttgtctaacgtttattacttatatatctgaaatatttataagttataataaaaaattatattctaacgaaataaagttattttaaatttaaaataaaaatattgtatcaaaattaattaaatttattctaacaTTAAGAGCGGCGCGATAAACAGGGCCTAGGGCGGCATCAAGCCTAAATCCGTCACTGCCACTCTCCCCTGTATGactcaattttttgtaaaatttttcagttcagttaaattttttctgattcATTTTACcacaaatttatcacaatttaaaaaaaaaaaaattttttttcgttacaattttttttcgagtggtccattatgccccacgtatcacatattggcccaaaatatcataaaaacattaCAGAGGTCGTAACTTGAGgggtattaaaaaaaaaatttttccctaaTTTTTGAGGGGGGCCTTCGTGCCCCAGGTTCCcctactatttttctttatagccggtcgaaagtacgtaaaatatttaatgtactgCATCGAAAAAGAATTGACGcctgcccccgacatttgcggcacgagcgaagcgagtgctgctggttgaagggggggggggcatcaaataaaaaaattttaatgtaaaatcaaataaaaaataattaaaaaacatttttttgaaacatttATAGATtcaataaaactgaaatttcttgaattcaacaaacataataaagattattctcggttaaaaataaaaaaattaggaaaacggttgaccctgaagaccatctctgcaacttcccgctaatcccatacttaggcgcttaaaattgcaccaatgacgtttttgagctcttcgagctcaaaaataaaatttgtgggttattttgagctctccgagctcaaagagattgcttttctatgctttaaagcacttcgagctcaaaagtctgatagagatttgataagacactatttcctgaatttttaaaccgcaataacttttgaatgaatagaccgatttttacgcggttagaagcattcgacgcagttttttaagcctcacaaagaagcttaaattttgaattgatcgtgctaggaattttggagttattccgaaaaaacactttttcggttttctttcgttcacgatatttctcgaacgaatcaaccgattttgaccggactggtggcgattgacgtggttttttgaggttaagagctgattagtttttagaattgaacctttaagccgtttaaaagttattccaaaaaaaccacatttgaaaaaaatttttttttcagtttttttaagatttctcaaaatctattgatctgaatcagtccaaatagttttcaaaatttaagtttggtcaagccctttcgaatggcaccaaccgcgatgaaatcgatcaagccgttcaaaagttataagcggttcacatactttcacacacacacacacacacacacacacacacacacacacacacacacacacacacacacacacacacacacacacaaatacatacagacaccgtgacaacctcgcggggatagtcagggaagcttcctgtgatcttcaaacgtcgagatctgatgaaaacgcgatttttgcaaaacggggtgaaaacaataacttcccgatttttgaaaatcttcgattttcttagcgggaagttaaaaaaacgagcatattatctgaaaattaacaataattaataaaaatcaaattaaattgttgttactgcgtacatttttctaaataattcattaattacataaaGTTGATCCATTTTACACACGTCACTGTCAAACTAAATCTTAGTACAGTACAATCTGGTTATAAGTTACATCGGATGATCTACTCACTCTTACGACAGTTAAATCTTTATCTATATctctatctatatatgaaatatttcatgtaaatagaaaaaagaaagaaatataACCAAGTTGTATTGTAACATCAATCGTAAATGATCAGCGTAAGCAAAACAAAGTTAGTAACAAATGACTAATGTCAGTCGCGGTAACGAAAGCATTTTATGCTCCCGCTGTTATAGAGGGCGAATGTGTAGCTTAATTAATGCACGAATCTTTAACTTTCTGCCTCGAAATATGTGCAAAAgatgcgtactttcgaccgaggtaaaaagaatagtatattacacatctagggcagtaaaataagaaatgtctcagatcacatgtaattgttgtccgaggcgaagccgaggtcaataaacatgtgatctgaggctttcttatttactgcccgtgatgtgtatactatttttctccttgacggaggcggaaagcagcattttcatttagcgcagcgggaggaaaattgacgctttccgcccggaggtgagaaaaaaatattaaatagtttttttttatgttgaccATTTCACCGAATaatgcaaaaaattaaatttgttcgttagaatataattttagtgACATGTATTAAatataccctgatagccagcgCTTTCTCAGTAAGTAGTTGCCCAGATAGCCACACTTACtgagtaaaaatttacttagTACAATATTACTGCTAAGGTGATGGTAAATTACTGGTAAGTTCGACGATTGTAGCACGGCGACAACTAGCGATGAATTCGAACAGtaaattactataaatttGCTGCTGGAAATAAAAGGCAATTTACTGGTAAACTGTtgacagtaaaaaattactggAAAATCGGAGACAAAATACTCTTCGATTTCCGATTTTTTTACCTTTAATTCtttactcaataattttttgtcggatatttacaattaaaaaatgaatcagCAATTTCAggttagtttatttatttgtatattcttagtattatttatttttttaatatgattcttatgattattatattgatatataaaataatcaattatatgatgtagaaattaactttaaaatcaccaatgaaaaatcatttaacaaaaaatcttttattattattttatattgtgcaacaatattttatattgtggAGCAGAACATGACAAGACCATTTCAAATTAGTTCGGATGCTATGAATGCTTTAGAAAGTTCATTTGATGTTACTCCTCAAGCTCAAAACCCTTTGCCGCCTtcaggaaaattaaaaactctgAAACCAGTGATAGTCAAAACACAATCTAATGCCAATCACAATCCATTGCTAATCAAATGTAATAAGATATTAGAAGAGGTTCTTGCCAAAATTAATTCGATGGATCAGGGAATGCAGTAAGTTATCTTATACATTATTACCATTCAATTTTTGTACTCATTATCACAACtgtatttgttaaataattaatgtttcaTTTTTCCAGGAGAATTGAAGCTAAACTAGAATCATAcgatacatttttaaagtaagttatatattaatatagttCACTGACGTTCCATAAATTTCATTTCACGCATATATAACGCGAATCCTGCAAAATGAATTAGATTttagtcaatttttaaaattttttcattactaaAAATGAAGTACAGCATAATATTATGAGGTATGAAAttagaaacttaaaaattctgtaTTATGTACTTTTCACCGCTCTTctacttaaaattaatgatgtTTCAGGGAACTTAATACCACTGTTGACGCGTTGAAAGGCAATGTAGGAGGAATGAAGAGCTTCATCAAGCCAGCATTTGTACCATTCAGGACACAAGAAGATATTGATCTCTATGAGGATACTCCTAAGGAGCATAGTCTAATTCTCGTAAGTATAATCAACAAGTTGAATGAAATATCTTATTACAATAAACAAAAGGACGTGTGTGAACAAAatgtgattttaatttttaaaatcaactGTCACATTTCATTCGCGTTTTCCAATGACTCAATGGAAGCATGCAAAGTTCCAACTTTCAACGCTCTTTTACCTTTAAATTACCACAATTATTGTCGTAAAGACATATACGATTTAAAAGTATCGTTTTTGAGAACATAGAAgctcataataatttataaaattctcttTTTAGCCGAAAAacgttttgataaataatttatgacaaCAATACTCTCGGTGTTGGctgataaaatgaaatattcctttgaaaaaaatgacgatacatttgttaaatttacatacaTCCTTTTGGTTCAAAGTCTATCGGTTTTAAGAACACAATAATACTAATGAAATTggaaataaagtaattatatatttttacaggaaaattatatattaaattttcgtGGATCAGCAACTTATCGCGAAAATGTACGATACGTACTAAAATATAACTTTCTTTTCACTGAAGAGCTCctcactaaaattaattattcatttgaaAGTGAGACTAAAAAGATTACGTTATTGGGGAAGAGGCTTGACCACGAGTTATGTCGTAggtttttcaatattttttgacaaaaaaataataaaattattattcatgcATAGTTCTAACTATCTTACCTTCAACAAATATTTGactttttattctattaatattatgattatttactTTTCAGATATCTTCAAATTAATGTTTCCTGAAGCGACAATAAAGGATTATGCCAACGCTATGTCAGCAGCATTAAAAGCAGCAGCAAATCGAGTAAATGCTCGCAAAAAGTCACTGGAGGACGGATCGAAAGAAACTCCTCGCCaaattaaacgaaaaaaaaaaaatttcagctgATTTTTACGAGCGTGCTTACGAACGTCGTCCTGAAAATACTAACGAGACTCAGGGCAACGAAAACACTCCACCCGAGGAACATGATATGAGCGATTCATAGGCTGACATCACTCGACTATTTAATTGTGATTAATGTtaccaaaaacaaaaaaaaaccttatgaatatgattattattaataacataacaaaaaaataaagtttatttgtattttattaaaataatatctaaaatttttttaatttaatgaatttccCGCCATTTAGCAGCTAAAATTTTGAGTCTTGCTGatgaaaagtaaaaatacttttctatCAATGAGCGGCAAGTTACCATATCTATCGGTAAAAATgagttatattatatatatttaataaacaaaaatttactatcaatTTACAAACAAATCGTCGGCAAACTTTACTAACAATTTTTACGGTCTATTTAATGCCACCTTCCGGCAGTACATTGATAGTAAGTTGCTGTTCTAAAAGCTGGAGATTTACGGTTGCAATGGCTATCTGGGTGACTTCTAGCAGTTGCGGTTAATTTATACATGAAGTTGGCGGTAAttcttcactcaacaaaagttataagcaaATTGACGGAAATCTACGGCCGCAACTTAAATACAAGTTTACAACTAaacttgtagttaaatttcctttcagctttactacaatttgacggaaatacttgtacagcaagttttgacgtctatttgcagagtaagttataggtaacTAATAGGTAATCGCTTGCTTTGCCAACTCTTTCCGCCAAGCTTGCTTCAAATTGTGGACGTAGATTGAcagtaagttataggtaaggtggctatcagggtacaaaaatatatgaacACATAATGACTGCGGAAAATAGAGGGAATATGCTTATCGTTGTTGAGTAGAACAGTTTTCAGTCGGTAAGGAGAcagaaattgataaaaagaCGATCTTTTATAAAGTTGCAGTGCAAAAATTATATCCAAATAGTGTCAATTAGAAGTTGACTTTACTACAAActtccctgatagccaagttggccgcaactttctgtcaatctactgccgcaacttgtcaccaacttggcggcaactcttggaaagtaactcggttggtgtcaacttgttcaccaagttgtcggcaaaagttgctctgaaactttttcataccaagttgacgataagtttctcaagaaatttggcgacatattgcggcagtagattggtctcttttttctcagaaacttgtagccaacttggcgccaacagttacaaattcggaagttgaccgcaagttgtcgctaagttggtggcaactatctgacaccaacttggttggtctgaaactgtggctatcagggttaccctgatagccaagttggtCGCAACTTTCCGTCGatttactgccgcaacttgtcatCAAGTTGACGGCAAGTCTTGGAAATGAACTCggttgttcaccaagttgacaccaagttgtcggcaaaaaTTGCTTTCGAAACTCTTTCGcaccaagttgacgacaagtttctcaagaaatttggcgacatattgcgacagtagattggtcttgtttttctcagaaacttgtagccaacttgacaccaacagttacaaattcggaagttgaccgcaagttgtcgctaaattggtggcaactatctgacaccaacttggttggtctgaaactgtggctatcagggtatagactttttaaatattgacgttaaATTGACATCAATCTGTTAACGCAATTTAGTGTGAGTATGGCGCGAAGATTGATGATAAAACAATTGCAAAAGTTGGAAAGCCAGAATATACCCATTTCCCAAGTAACAACAATCTCTGCGAAAAACCTAATGACTTTTCTTTATACTTTCCTCTATGGTTCGAGACCTTGTTAAATGTATATTACTCAAGTAATTAGGCACTAAGagtcttttttcttttttttcaaaaataattcttaatgTAAATGCCAACTCTAcacaaaaatatctaaaacGATTCCCTCATTGTATTTCTCACAGTTTcagaaattgaatttattctttgtgaagtataaattaacccgggaaaaaatgatcagatataacaggcatgagtcttcaggtctgatcagatatgaaaaatgacccggatcagacctggccaggcatgttcatgtctgatcagatctgttcatgtctgactcgatcaggtccataaaaaaGATTGGTGCCGACGGGGAATCAAACCATGTACGTTGCGCTCTTCAGACTGATACTTTACCTGTTGACCCAATGACTTGTCTTAACTCTAGCGTACCTTTCAAActactttaagtaatttaaattttatacatgacttatcctcatagttaacggagttctatacttaatttattaattattaataattaattatacacagtaaaaaatttcgcgtcattgcgtcaaaaaattttgtgttaaaaatttttatgttaaatatttaacacttttttgtgttgatttaacagtatatagacgcaaaattttttactgtgtatattagagtgatttatttgggacggctatgtattttttccgCTCCATTAATATGATTttaacatatggttctatgtaaagtaaaaaaaaaatttcttcaaggtttattccgtaattataattttattgttttcttttaaaattgaagttttttttaattaaaacgtatAGGAAATGAAGAATTATTTGTGTGTTCTACAATTTAGCAGCCTTTGACACTACTGCAATGGACCAAGGCGTAGCTTAAGATAATAACAGACACCTTGAAAGGACTTATTATCGCCTATCGATatcaactgatatattttggtattttcacgctatcaaactcaaacttttactaaataatcttatttttcgcgtattcaatggagcacagtaaaaaattttatgtcattgcgtcaaaattcatcgttaaaaatcatcgttttggcatggaaaattaaaaacttcatGCTTATATAagtcgaaatttttgataaaagttgtacttttaaaattaataaggggatagaaactgatacgtcatacgaaacaaattaattttaaaaatagaactgcagtctatagttcgataaaatttttcttccagacttaaaatatcatttaagagggcaaatcatgcatgaacagttcttgtcagctgatatatggagttttaatccttatctattttaggctagatcagacatgatcagacatggacaggtctgatcaggtctgagcgtatttaacgattcagacatgaacaggcatggacaggtctgatcaggtctgagcgtatttaacggttcagacatgaacagacatggacaggcttgatcagatctgatcagatctgagcgtatttaatgcttcatacatgaacaggcatgaacagacatgagcaggcatgaacaggcttgatcaggtttgatcaggtctgagcgtatttaacacttcacacatgagcaggcatggacaggtctgatcaggtctgagcgtatttaacggttcagacatgaacatgcatggacaggtctgatcaggtcggatttcaggcctgatcagatatgaacaggtctgatcagtcctgatcatttttttccggGTTGTGATAATAATGAAGCGTGCAAAATGTATTCTTATAAACTTTTCTTAATtacttcttaaataaatttcaaagcaCTTTATTACATcctaacaaaatttatttaagcgttatcatagaaaaataaaatttctaaaagtacatttacacagaaagaaaaattccttcactggagaacaaaattcttggatcaagaataTTTTCGGGTGACtaaaggaagaccgaagttgtgttggccgaagtaaaaatttttcttgaaattctattcttggttggtcattttttcttaattcaaattatcataaatacttgatacaataaatttttatatttgattaagatttttagatactttagggaagcagcgccacctccttcagctgaaaaaaaaaatttttcttaccttgagaaaatttttctcttgaatatttgatacccattttatattattttagcgtgcaattatacatattaaatgaaaaaaaatgactcaatattatttgatctgttaatcaataaaaatattaacgaaaatttacttctatcgagatatttaattttttcgagcaagaggctgaattttctcaaaacaagaagattttcttgacttaaataaattttcttggatcaagatacgtatttcttaaagcaagagacttaattttgttggaataagtgaaatttcttgtgtcaaaaaaatttttttctcgctcaagaaaatgattaggaagaaaaatattttcttggctcaagtgaaactttttttctgtgtagtcaTTAGTCatacacaaaaagaaaaatttatgtgcaGTACTTTCCATCGtaaaggtaaaaaattaattataaatcgacttaatattttatgtcaaaattttaaatgtggtatttttttattaaaatactgAAATTATCTAAAGAaccataaaattaatacaattgGCAGTATCAACATTTTTTGCGTGTAGATGCGGTGTGCACTGCCACTAAGGTTTTCACTTGGTTTAATGAAACTTATCCTCCATTCAACTCCTGCGTGGATTGGACTCCGTCTTTTTATGTAATCGGTAAGGATTTGATCTGTTGTAACCcctaattttgataaaaaacaaaaaattaaattaattaataccttAAAGTCTAAATAATCGTAACAATGTTACATTTTCTTAGAAATATAGAAAGCGTAATCGAttgtgattaaaattaataaagtagcTGAAAATCTCTATAAATTCCCCGTGAAATGAGCTACCACACGACTTGATCGGCCGCAGGtcgatttttgattaatcgattaataaaatattaatgccGTTAATTATATAAAGAAGTGTTGATAGATGAGGGTTGTAAAGGCTTACTTTACTCGGAATTTCACGATCTAGGTCGCGATACacgttatttaaaaaaatgaacatttgaatttttttgttattcatCAACGCAATGATTTTAAAAgcgatacattttttaaagacGAACTTATTGGAtaaattgacttataattCTGAATTTGACTGTCTTAAGAGTAACTAAAACTTTCTAgatgttaaattattagttgcattaaaaaaatgttgaataaACAAAAACCAACTTGAAAAATTCGAGTAATTGTTGTAATTAATGTTATAAGTATtgagaaattatattttataatttttctttatacctcggtcgaaagtacgcatATTTTGCACCTATTTCGAGGCAGAAAGTTAAAGATTCATGCATTAATTAAGCTACACATTCGCCTTCTATAACAGTGGGAGCAAATGCTTTCGCTACCGCGACTGACATTAGTCATTTGTTACTAACTATGTTTTGTTTACACTGATTATTTACGATTGATGGTACAATACAACTTGGTtatatttctttctttcttctacttacatgaaatatttcatacaTAGATAgagatatagataaaaaaataactgtcGTAAGAATGAGTAGATCATCCGATGTAACTTATAATCAGGTTGTACTGTACTGAAATTCAGTTTGACAGTGACGTGTGTAAAATGgatcaactttatttaattaatgaattatttagaaaaatgtacgcagtaacaacaatttaatttgatttttattaattattgttaattttcagataatatgctcgttttttatatttttaaccgagaataatctttattatgtttgttgaattcaagaaatttcggttttatttaatctaaaaatttttcaaaaaaaatgtttgttaattattttttatttgattttacattaatttttttttatttaatgcctgccccccccccctccgaccagcagcactcgcttcgctcgtgccgcaaatgtcgggggcaggcatcaattttttttcgatacagtacatgaaatattttacgtactttcgaccggctataaataaaaatagtatacactacacggGCAGAAGTTTGAGAGCTCTGAACTGCGCGCTGTGATACcctcggctacgcctcggGTATCATGTCGCGCAGTGCAGaaatctcaaactttctgccctaatagtgtaatattctattttcgaataaaataaatcaggCAGTTAAAAAGCTCTAGAAATTCCAAGTAAAATGACTCGTCACTCGACTCAATCGGCTGCAGGtcgatttttgattaattgattaatataatattaatgtcGTTAATTATATGAAAGAATTGTGATTAATATAGGTTGCATGAGCTCATTCCACTCGAGATTTCATAAACTAGGTCGCGATGCAGGtaactttcaaaaataaacaacttatttttttcatgaataattaCGCAAACGATTTAACGATCAAGGATATTTTTacagattaattaattaccaaTAGGCTCCCACGTTAATTTG includes the following:
- the LOC123269766 gene encoding zinc finger MYM-type protein 1-like, with protein sequence MSGYRKKLSGVEYRKRKAEESTKIDSLLKKIPKISNFITSSTNSSNNDQQPSCSSVPELEETSAQDNEEVLSNTSPSQDTNRTPSNFSSSQHTEELHSTTDIIRFNSDPFLWNLNEETRDFITMNGIPRNDNTDFKNSKNVYNDKTRYCSKSLFQRTLKNGEIQRREWLIYSETKGSVFCVPCLLFGRSVETNAFTGEGFRDWKNLKARLEGHENSDFHKTNVSYFKARAVIHGRVDQRLIKQLDEEITYWKIILYRVIAIIKSLAIRGLPFRGNSERIGDPHNGNFLGTVELLAEFDPFLSEYLKLYAHPGSGNTSYLSKTIYEEIILLMQNKVLQQISSEVQSAKYFGIIVDSTPDIAHVDQLTIIIRYVRDNGEIVERFLEFIPNIGHKAKDIENALLKSLENNGLDIVNCRGQSYDNASNISGIFLGLQTRIKTINPLADYVPCAAHYLNLVGSYAVESVTEAVDFFSTLQELYNFFTISTHRWEILVQRTNLRIKSLPQTHWSARYDACALEKEWSAIIDALEFIAESEDEKPTTRSEATGLQRKLQHLETAILVIVWNVILDRFNAASKKIQESQADLSSVVQIYSSLALFLQDMRDR
- the LOC123269767 gene encoding zinc finger MYM-type protein 1-like, giving the protein MILVVKKTRKIQPDESRVNERIPSSGQENFRTNVYYPILDTLSVQLAGRISAYEKLYEKFNFFDNLSEIDTTELKNLANKLVDKYPDDLEQTLGNECIHLHYQIEDSSANTEDVRSAQNICNVLRSRSLRDVYPNVDIALRIFLSITATNCSGKRSFSTVKRVKTYLRASMGQDRLNALALLSIEAQLVQEIEYDDIIYIFARTKARKKKF